From Gemmatimonadaceae bacterium, a single genomic window includes:
- a CDS encoding ATP-binding cassette domain-containing protein — MSRIQPSAPSQYEFALVIRGLHKSFLAGVQGCQARVAVLTGIEMSVRAGEIVGLCGAVGSGKTTLLLCLAGLLRPDAGTISVCGSQTGRLASYIGPVSWSNSRLSPSQHLARALAAATPVLLLDSVLADLSSGARILLGELASRGMSIVLAEREADALAPLAGRIMTLREGTLRTSGPEPHRSTRSPARVAEPNAREGLL, encoded by the coding sequence ATGTCTCGCATTCAACCGTCAGCACCGTCCCAGTACGAGTTTGCGTTGGTCATCCGCGGACTCCACAAATCGTTTCTCGCCGGCGTCCAAGGGTGCCAGGCCCGCGTTGCCGTGCTGACCGGCATCGAGATGAGCGTCCGCGCCGGAGAAATCGTGGGCCTCTGCGGCGCCGTCGGCAGCGGCAAAACCACACTGCTCTTGTGTCTGGCTGGCCTCCTGCGACCCGATGCCGGCACCATCAGCGTGTGCGGATCGCAGACCGGACGCCTGGCGTCCTACATCGGTCCCGTCTCGTGGAGCAACTCGCGCCTCTCCCCCAGCCAACACCTCGCTCGCGCTCTCGCCGCCGCGACGCCGGTGCTCCTGCTCGATAGCGTGCTCGCCGACTTGTCCAGCGGCGCTCGCATCTTGTTAGGCGAACTGGCGAGTCGCGGGATGAGCATCGTGCTGGCAGAGCGCGAGGCCGACGCCCTCGCGCCGCTGGCCGGCCGGATCATGACGCTTCGCGAAGGGACACTCCGCACATCGGGGCCCGAGCCGCACCGGAGCACGCGCAGCCCCGCGCGCGTCGCGGAGCCGAACGCGCGGGAAGGGCTACTGTGA
- a CDS encoding DUF1611 domain-containing protein yields the protein MPSDLRFLILVEGQFGALSSKTANSCIRYTPDRVAAVLDSRFAGKTVQDVLGFGGSIPVVGALADGLARSPTALLIGVAPQGGRLPNDWRATILGAIDAGLDVWSGLHTFLSHDEEFAARAAARGVTLHDLRLPPDDLPVAGGRVRDVDATVILTVGSDCNIGKMTAALQLRDGLAQRGRAVRFAGTGQTGILIEGWGIAVDAVIADFIAGAAERLVVEAAEGAEIVLVEGQGSLIHPGYSGVTLGLLHGSLPHALVLCTQPSRTTITNNPWVKIPPLRDVIAIHDTITRALRHAPVIAVCLNTYDLSEQAARDAIARARDETGLPATDPVRFDSEPIVQAIDAFHAQRARNVSPRAAAIR from the coding sequence ATGCCGTCCGATCTTCGCTTCCTGATCCTCGTCGAGGGCCAGTTCGGCGCCCTCTCGTCCAAGACCGCCAACTCCTGCATCCGCTACACCCCGGATCGCGTCGCCGCTGTGCTGGATTCGCGCTTCGCCGGCAAGACCGTCCAGGACGTGCTGGGCTTCGGTGGCAGCATTCCCGTGGTGGGCGCCCTCGCCGACGGACTCGCGCGCTCGCCGACCGCCCTCCTCATCGGCGTCGCCCCGCAAGGCGGCCGCTTGCCTAACGATTGGCGTGCCACCATCCTCGGCGCCATCGACGCCGGTCTCGACGTGTGGAGCGGACTGCACACGTTCCTGAGCCACGACGAGGAATTCGCCGCCCGTGCCGCCGCGCGCGGCGTGACGCTGCACGACCTCCGCCTGCCACCGGACGACCTGCCCGTCGCCGGCGGACGGGTGCGCGATGTCGACGCCACGGTCATCCTCACCGTGGGCTCCGACTGCAACATCGGCAAAATGACCGCTGCCTTGCAGCTGCGCGACGGGCTCGCCCAACGCGGACGCGCCGTGCGCTTCGCCGGCACCGGCCAAACCGGCATCCTCATCGAAGGATGGGGCATCGCCGTCGACGCCGTCATCGCCGACTTCATCGCCGGCGCCGCCGAACGGCTCGTCGTGGAGGCGGCCGAAGGCGCCGAGATCGTGCTGGTGGAAGGCCAGGGATCGCTCATCCACCCGGGGTACTCCGGCGTCACGTTAGGCCTGTTGCACGGATCGCTGCCCCACGCGCTCGTGCTCTGCACGCAGCCATCTCGCACCACGATCACCAATAACCCGTGGGTCAAGATCCCGCCGCTTCGCGACGTCATCGCAATCCACGATACCATTACCAGAGCGTTGCGACACGCGCCGGTCATCGCCGTCTGCCTGAATACGTACGACCTGTCGGAGCAAGCGGCCCGCGATGCGATCGCACGCGCCCGCGATGAGACCGGCTTGCCGGCCACCGACCCGGTTCGCTTCGACAGCGAGCCCATCGTCCAGGCGATCGACGCATTCCATGCGCAGCGCGCGCGCAATGTTTCGCCACGCGCCGCGGCAATTCGCTAA